The Gemmatimonadota bacterium DH-78 region CGTATGGTCTGGCGGGACTCCGCGTGGGCTATGGCGTGGGCTCGGCGTCGCTCATCGCCGAGATCGAGAAGAGCCGCGGACCCTACAAGGTGAGCCGCCTCGCCGAGGCGGCCGCGGTGGCCGCCCTCGACGACCGGGGGGGCTGGGTGGAGCGCACGGTCCACGAGTGCGTGGAGAATCGCGCGCGACTGCGCGCGGCCCTCGACGACCGGGGTACCCCGGCGCCGCCCTCATCCGCGAACTTCGTGCTGCTTCCGGTGGAGGCGGGCCGTGCGGTGCCGACGGTCCACGCGCTCCGGGAGTTCGAGGTGGGCACGCGGCCCTTTCCCGACTGCCCCGATGTGGGCGACGCGATCCGGGTGACCGTGGGCCCCTGGCCGATGATGGAACGATTTCTCGCAGCGTGGGACACCGTGCGGACCGGAGAATCCCGATGAATGTCGCCCTGTTCGACTACGGCGTGGGCAACCTGCACTCGCTCGGCAAGGCACTCGAGGCGGGGGGCGCTCGCGTGCACGTGACGCGGAACTGGACGGCGGCCCTCGAGGCCGACGCCCTGGTGCTGCCCGGCGTGGGCGCCTTCTCGGCCGCGGTCGAGGCGCTCCCGGCCGACCCCGCCCCGATCCGCGAGGCGCTGGCCTCCGGCCTGCCCTGCCTGGGCATCTGCCTCGGCATGCAGATTCTCTTCGACGAGAGCGCCGAGGGCGAAGGCGTCGGGATCGGACACATCGCCGGCCGGGTGCGACGCCTCGACGCCGACGTCGT contains the following coding sequences:
- the hisH gene encoding imidazole glycerol phosphate synthase subunit HisH, yielding MNVALFDYGVGNLHSLGKALEAGGARVHVTRNWTAALEADALVLPGVGAFSAAVEALPADPAPIREALASGLPCLGICLGMQILFDESAEGEGVGIGHIAGRVRRLDADVVPQMGWNEVETADDPIFQGIEGLTAYYANSFICEPDDPSTIIARTRYGREHFTAAVRRGATWGVQFHPEKSSTAGRRLIANFLGAAAGAAHARRSR